A genomic window from Cupriavidus metallidurans CH34 includes:
- a CDS encoding metallophosphoesterase, translated as MSAIRSRRSLLIPVLIVALLHVYIGVRLLPGLPVPMIVHSLAVLWLIASTLLMPAALMARRLSTPWADQLSWVGMMAMGFFSSLLVLTIARDLFLLVTLAIGWRPPGLTGYSALGAIALALAVTVIGFFQARGLAKVKEVDVPIANLPDALHGFTIAQISDIHVGPTIKRPYIDRIVDRVNSLAPDAIAITGDLVDGSVRELSAHTAPFARLSARHGAYVVTGNHEYYSGAEAWIVELRRLGLRVLMNEHVVVERGDASLVLGGVTDFTAGGFIESHRSDPVQALDGAPRDAAARVLLAHQPRTAPAAAAAGFDLQLSGHTHGGQFWPWNLFVPMQQPYVHGLNRHDNLWVYVSRGTGYWGPPKRFGAPSEITLVRLVRG; from the coding sequence ATGAGTGCCATACGTTCCCGACGTTCGCTACTGATCCCCGTGCTGATCGTGGCGCTACTCCATGTCTATATCGGCGTGCGGCTGCTGCCCGGTCTGCCGGTGCCAATGATCGTCCACAGCCTTGCCGTGCTGTGGCTCATCGCCTCGACCCTGCTGATGCCAGCCGCGTTGATGGCGCGCCGACTATCGACGCCGTGGGCCGACCAGCTTTCGTGGGTCGGCATGATGGCGATGGGGTTCTTCTCTTCGCTGCTGGTGCTGACCATTGCGCGCGACCTCTTCCTGTTGGTGACGCTAGCCATTGGCTGGCGTCCGCCCGGCCTGACGGGCTATAGCGCCCTGGGCGCGATTGCGCTGGCCCTCGCCGTGACGGTGATCGGCTTCTTCCAGGCGCGCGGGCTGGCGAAGGTCAAGGAAGTGGACGTGCCGATCGCCAACCTGCCCGACGCGCTGCACGGCTTCACGATCGCGCAGATCAGCGATATCCACGTGGGCCCCACCATCAAACGCCCGTATATCGATCGCATCGTCGATCGCGTGAACAGCCTGGCGCCCGATGCGATCGCTATCACCGGTGACCTGGTCGATGGCTCGGTGCGCGAGCTTTCCGCGCACACGGCGCCATTCGCGCGGCTATCGGCGCGGCACGGCGCGTACGTGGTCACAGGCAACCACGAGTACTACTCTGGCGCGGAAGCCTGGATCGTGGAGTTGCGCCGCCTGGGGCTGCGCGTGCTGATGAACGAACACGTGGTGGTCGAGCGGGGCGACGCCTCGCTGGTGCTCGGCGGCGTGACCGACTTCACGGCCGGGGGCTTCATCGAGAGCCATCGCAGCGATCCGGTGCAGGCCCTGGACGGCGCGCCCCGGGACGCGGCAGCACGCGTGCTGCTGGCGCACCAGCCACGCACTGCGCCGGCTGCTGCGGCGGCGGGCTTCGATCTGCAACTGTCGGGGCATACCCACGGCGGACAGTTCTGGCCCTGGAACCTGTTCGTGCCGATGCAGCAGCCCTACGTGCATGGGCTGAACCGGCATGACAACCTGTGGGTGTATGTGAGCCGTGGAACCGGCTACTGGGGGCCGCCGAAGCGGTTCGGGGCGCCTTCGGAGATTACGCTCGTGAGGCTGGTGAGGGGGTAA
- a CDS encoding carbohydrate-binding protein, with protein MSFPQRTFLSQALMAAALLTAVTPAVLAANPGTSASAAQKLPSLNWPRNFDAAGEHIELYQPEIEKWEGNRLSGRAAVAVGDKDGTPTYGVARFSAQADIDKPSGLVQLTQIQIDSVDVPTRPDAADKVRTALIGRLPPKGLTVPLDELQASYAVSQELARATRVPVKNDVPQIFFATTPTLLVHVDGEPVWRAVAGTQIERAINSRALMLREQGGELWLQAAGYWYRSESAGGHWDSVANPPAAVLGAASKLQAAKDQTRPDPMMPADGKKPARPPTILLATGPAELVVTDGEPQMKPVGGVELLTVGNADHAVLLDPSTNQYYVLISGRWFRAPVLSGPWEFVPGDKLPANFAKISPQDPKSNVLVSVPGTPQAREAEIAATIPQTASVSRTKATMTATYDGAPKFEPITGTSLRYAVNTGTPVIEVDSGRYYAVSNGIWFTSSAPDGPWVVATEVPSAIYTIPPSSPVYYVTYVRIYSVTPETVVVGYTPGYMGVVVSPDGTVVYGTGYVYPPYVGTYYYGYPVTYGYGAGFGIGVAEGFAFGFAAGAIWGAAAPYWGPYWWGGPYNWNYVNVNQANFYGRWGQGTVTHAEGWNAWTGTQWRGTAGYGYNAATGARYQGSRGAAFNPYSGNYAAGRQGSFANPSTGREGAARGGVVGNEYNGNYAAGRQAAGYNAQTGRVGAAEAGVAGNTQTGQHTAGSRGFVANPDKGNAVAWNNGNVYAGHDGNVYQHTDNGWQQHTPNGWQPVQPNNNVQGQLEQQRQAREAGQQRFNSSAAQQWQGRFGGGGFQGGGGRLGGGGGHFRGGFRR; from the coding sequence ATGTCATTCCCGCAGCGCACGTTCCTGAGCCAGGCACTGATGGCAGCCGCCCTGCTGACGGCGGTCACGCCTGCCGTCCTGGCGGCCAATCCCGGAACCTCGGCCAGCGCGGCCCAGAAGCTGCCGTCGCTGAACTGGCCGCGCAACTTCGACGCCGCGGGGGAGCACATCGAGCTCTATCAGCCCGAGATCGAGAAATGGGAAGGCAACCGGCTGTCGGGTCGGGCCGCGGTGGCCGTTGGCGACAAGGACGGCACGCCCACCTACGGCGTGGCCCGGTTCTCGGCGCAGGCCGATATCGACAAGCCATCCGGGCTGGTTCAGCTCACGCAGATCCAGATCGATAGCGTTGACGTGCCCACACGCCCCGATGCGGCCGACAAGGTGCGCACGGCGCTGATCGGCCGGCTGCCGCCCAAGGGGCTGACCGTCCCGCTCGATGAACTGCAGGCCAGCTACGCGGTGTCGCAGGAACTGGCTCGCGCAACCAGGGTGCCGGTCAAGAACGACGTGCCGCAAATTTTCTTCGCGACCACGCCCACGCTGCTTGTGCATGTCGATGGCGAGCCGGTCTGGCGCGCAGTGGCAGGCACGCAGATCGAGCGCGCGATCAACAGCCGCGCGCTGATGCTGCGCGAGCAGGGCGGCGAATTGTGGCTGCAGGCGGCGGGTTACTGGTATCGGTCGGAATCGGCCGGTGGTCATTGGGATAGCGTGGCCAACCCGCCCGCGGCCGTGCTGGGCGCCGCCAGCAAGCTGCAGGCGGCCAAGGACCAGACCAGGCCCGATCCGATGATGCCTGCCGATGGCAAGAAGCCCGCGCGGCCGCCCACCATATTGCTGGCAACCGGCCCTGCGGAACTGGTGGTCACCGACGGCGAGCCGCAGATGAAGCCGGTCGGCGGCGTCGAGCTGCTGACGGTGGGCAACGCCGATCACGCCGTGCTGCTGGACCCATCGACCAACCAGTACTACGTGCTGATCTCGGGCCGCTGGTTCCGGGCGCCGGTACTGAGCGGGCCGTGGGAGTTCGTCCCCGGCGACAAGCTGCCCGCCAATTTCGCCAAGATCTCGCCGCAGGACCCGAAGTCGAACGTGCTGGTGTCCGTCCCCGGCACGCCACAGGCCCGGGAAGCCGAGATCGCGGCGACGATTCCGCAGACGGCCTCGGTGTCGCGCACCAAGGCCACGATGACCGCGACCTATGATGGCGCGCCGAAGTTCGAGCCGATCACCGGTACGTCGCTGCGCTACGCGGTGAACACCGGCACGCCCGTGATCGAGGTCGATAGCGGCCGCTACTACGCGGTGTCGAACGGCATTTGGTTCACCTCCAGTGCGCCGGATGGCCCGTGGGTGGTCGCGACCGAGGTGCCTTCCGCGATCTACACGATTCCGCCGAGCTCGCCGGTGTACTACGTGACCTATGTGCGCATCTATTCGGTGACGCCGGAAACGGTAGTGGTGGGTTACACGCCCGGCTACATGGGCGTCGTGGTCAGCCCGGACGGCACCGTGGTCTACGGCACCGGCTACGTCTATCCGCCGTATGTCGGCACCTACTACTACGGATACCCGGTGACCTATGGCTATGGCGCCGGGTTTGGCATCGGCGTGGCCGAAGGCTTCGCTTTCGGATTCGCGGCTGGCGCGATCTGGGGCGCGGCGGCTCCGTACTGGGGGCCGTACTGGTGGGGCGGCCCGTACAACTGGAACTACGTGAACGTGAACCAAGCCAACTTCTATGGCCGTTGGGGGCAGGGCACGGTCACGCACGCCGAGGGCTGGAATGCCTGGACGGGCACGCAATGGCGCGGCACGGCCGGCTACGGCTATAACGCCGCTACCGGGGCGCGCTACCAGGGCAGCCGGGGCGCCGCGTTCAATCCGTACTCGGGCAACTATGCGGCGGGGCGTCAGGGCTCGTTCGCCAATCCTTCCACCGGCCGCGAAGGCGCCGCGCGTGGCGGCGTGGTCGGCAATGAGTACAACGGCAACTATGCGGCAGGGCGACAGGCTGCGGGCTACAACGCGCAGACTGGACGCGTCGGCGCTGCGGAAGCGGGCGTCGCGGGCAATACCCAGACCGGGCAGCACACGGCGGGCAGCCGCGGATTCGTCGCCAACCCGGACAAGGGCAATGCCGTGGCCTGGAACAACGGCAATGTCTACGCCGGGCACGACGGCAACGTCTACCAGCACACCGACAACGGCTGGCAGCAGCACACGCCCAACGGCTGGCAACCGGTGCAGCCGAACAACAACGTGCAGGGCCAGCTCGAGCAGCAGCGCCAGGCGCGCGAGGCCGGCCAGCAGCGCTTCAACAGTTCAGCGGCGCAGCAATGGCAAGGCCGTTTCGGTGGCGGCGGATTCCAGGGCGGAGGTGGACGCCTCGGTGGTGGTGGCGGCCACTTCCGCGGGGGATTCCGCAGGTAA